The proteins below are encoded in one region of Pseudoalteromonas ulvae UL12:
- the fliS gene encoding flagellar export chaperone FliS, with translation MSRLSIQKYKSMKINSAENAEPYELIQIVLSNIIGKLTAAKAYIDRKEIEKKGISVSESITLIGALQDSLDMENGGDISINLFRLYEFTQTKLVEANFENSKDKITEVINIFTEIKSGWDAIPKEMRQVQPASEVQYAQE, from the coding sequence ATGTCTCGACTTTCGATTCAGAAATATAAATCAATGAAAATCAACAGCGCTGAGAATGCTGAACCATATGAGTTAATTCAAATTGTATTATCCAATATTATTGGAAAACTCACAGCAGCCAAAGCCTATATAGATAGAAAAGAAATAGAAAAAAAAGGGATCTCTGTTAGTGAAAGCATTACATTAATTGGTGCACTTCAAGACAGTTTAGATATGGAAAATGGTGGTGATATTTCAATCAACCTATTTCGTTTATATGAATTTACGCAAACTAAGTTAGTTGAAGCAAACTTTGAAAATTCAAAAGATAAAATTACCGAGGTCATCAACATCTTTACTGAAATTAAAAGTGGATGGGATGCAATCCCCAAAGAAATGAGACAAGTACAGCCAGCTTCAGAAGTGCAATATGCACAAGAATAA